In the Flavisolibacter tropicus genome, one interval contains:
- a CDS encoding PP2C family protein-serine/threonine phosphatase — MAKHYFGITDVGRQRDNNEDTFFIEPVLNKQFIAACVIDGVGGYEGGEVAAAIAQQSILAYLQIPSGEVLSMMREAMSSANENIYAEKTQTGKNPSMACVATMALVDTTHNKFYYAHVGDTRLYLFRDKTLVKVSKDHSFVGFLEDSGRITEEAAMQHLKRNEISKALGFESPLPNPSEYIETGESPFLPGDTLLLCSDGLTDMIDSAVISSVLNNGDTLEGKCRSLVDAANRAGGKDNVTVVLVQHPKKPLKQAAKKPATPVKKNESQPAEPRIQQQPVVTPVATARVAKPYNLPIILSIACFVLLTALVWALFFRGPKASTTPELAPTVAPTLQEQRLNTALNRMTGDTLWLRDSLAMAPIYLTDTLHLRKDTLVLKSPGSILLARDSSFKTTGASIVIGPQAKYVLFENLILQDMVIATTNPYVLHFKNTRFRNSYVQIRQGIRYNDSLFTGSVLDMQKAMKDSLPQNRNN; from the coding sequence ATGGCTAAACACTATTTTGGAATAACAGATGTCGGCCGGCAACGGGATAATAACGAGGATACGTTTTTTATTGAGCCCGTGTTGAATAAGCAATTCATTGCCGCCTGTGTGATTGATGGCGTGGGTGGTTATGAAGGTGGGGAAGTAGCTGCTGCTATTGCACAACAATCCATACTGGCGTATTTGCAGATTCCTTCTGGTGAAGTGCTTAGCATGATGCGCGAAGCCATGTCTTCTGCTAATGAAAACATCTATGCGGAAAAGACGCAAACTGGCAAGAACCCCAGCATGGCTTGCGTGGCCACGATGGCGTTAGTCGATACCACGCACAATAAATTTTACTATGCCCACGTGGGCGATACCCGCTTGTATTTATTTAGAGATAAGACACTGGTGAAAGTTTCAAAAGACCACTCTTTTGTTGGCTTCTTGGAAGACTCTGGCCGTATTACGGAAGAAGCGGCCATGCAACATCTCAAGCGAAACGAGATCAGCAAAGCGCTGGGTTTTGAGTCGCCACTTCCCAATCCAAGTGAGTATATTGAAACTGGAGAATCACCTTTCCTTCCCGGCGATACTTTGCTGCTTTGTAGCGATGGACTAACGGATATGATAGACTCAGCTGTTATCAGTTCCGTACTGAATAATGGCGATACGCTGGAAGGGAAATGCCGTTCCCTGGTAGACGCTGCCAACAGGGCCGGTGGAAAGGATAATGTTACTGTAGTGCTGGTGCAGCATCCTAAAAAACCATTGAAGCAGGCTGCAAAAAAGCCAGCAACGCCGGTAAAAAAAAACGAAAGCCAACCAGCTGAGCCACGTATTCAACAGCAGCCGGTTGTTACACCTGTAGCAACAGCTCGTGTAGCCAAGCCTTATAACCTGCCCATCATTTTATCTATTGCCTGCTTTGTGCTGCTGACAGCATTGGTATGGGCTTTGTTTTTCCGTGGACCCAAAGCAAGTACAACGCCAGAGTTGGCACCAACTGTTGCACCTACGCTGCAAGAGCAACGTTTAAATACGGCCTTAAATCGTATGACAGGCGATACCTTATGGTTGAGAGATTCGCTGGCCATGGCACCTATTTACCTGACCGATACACTGCACCTTCGAAAAGACACCTTAGTATTGAAGAGCCCCGGAAGCATACTGCTGGCCCGGGATAGCAGCTTTAAAACAACAGGAGCTTCTATCGTTATTGGCCCGCAGGCAAAGTATGTGTTATTTGAAAATCTGATTCTGCAGGATATGGTAATAGCTACTACGAACCCATATGTGCTCCATTTTAAGAACACCCGGTTTAGAAATAGCTACGTACAAATAAGACAAGGGATACGTTATAATGATAGCCTGTTTACGGGTAGTGTGCTGGATATGCAGAAGGCTATGAAGGATTCTTTACCGCAAAACAGAAACAACTAA
- a CDS encoding phosphatase PAP2 family protein, protein MIKEVVALSVVVATGFSAFSQTDTSSKLIDTTTVNVVTTDSNQAFTDNKKQPVYKLKPAVDIPVTAVGSGWSMYAFTKIYSKDPSTVEDINSLRKEDINGFDRWAADVYSPKAANTSDFFFYGSMPLPLLLLADKHIRQDAGKIGLMYLEAMSVTGLLYTGATYSTDRYRPLAYNPEVPMSERTSGGAKNSFFAGHVALVGTASFFTAKVFSDYHPDSKLRFLFYGAAIVATGGTAYLRHMGGKHFPSDLLLGTAVGTLSGILVPQFHKTKLFKDPNLTLLPYTTGQSHGLVMNYRFK, encoded by the coding sequence ATGATAAAAGAAGTAGTGGCGTTGAGTGTAGTGGTTGCAACAGGCTTTTCAGCCTTCTCTCAAACAGATACAAGTAGCAAGCTAATAGATACAACAACGGTAAATGTTGTAACAACAGATTCCAACCAGGCTTTTACTGACAACAAAAAACAACCCGTTTACAAATTAAAACCCGCGGTGGATATACCGGTTACGGCTGTGGGCTCGGGATGGTCCATGTATGCGTTTACAAAAATCTACAGCAAGGATCCATCGACCGTAGAAGATATTAATTCCTTGCGTAAAGAAGATATCAATGGCTTTGACCGCTGGGCAGCTGATGTGTATTCTCCTAAAGCGGCCAATACCAGCGACTTCTTTTTTTATGGCTCTATGCCATTACCTCTTTTGTTACTTGCAGACAAGCACATACGGCAAGATGCAGGAAAAATTGGGCTGATGTACCTTGAAGCTATGTCGGTTACGGGTTTATTATATACTGGCGCAACATATAGTACTGACCGTTACCGCCCGTTGGCTTATAACCCCGAAGTGCCAATGTCTGAACGCACAAGCGGTGGTGCTAAAAACTCATTCTTTGCCGGGCACGTAGCATTGGTAGGTACAGCCTCTTTCTTTACTGCTAAAGTGTTTTCAGACTACCACCCTGACTCCAAGTTGAGGTTTTTGTTTTATGGTGCCGCTATTGTAGCTACTGGAGGTACGGCTTATTTACGCCATATGGGCGGAAAGCATTTCCCTTCTGATCTCTTATTGGGAACAGCAGTGGGTACACTATCCGGAATACTGGTACCACAGTTTCATAAGACCAAACTCTTCAAAGATCCTAACTTAACCCTGTTGCCTTATACGACGGGACAGTCGCACGGGTTGGTGATGAACTATCGGTTTAAGTAA
- a CDS encoding YdcF family protein: MFFILSKILFFLLAPLIWIITTLAMALFAKKDKRRKRALVTTAALLLLFTNPFISNEAWLLWERGPKPIATLPTYDAAIILTGLTDMDKSPHDRVYTNKGADRVLHTLQLYKLGKVQHIIISGGNGSLKEKITTEAESLRQLLVQAGVPDSVILMEDKSRNTYENARFTKQLLSQHPDLKKLLLVTSAFHMRRAEACFKKAGVVADTYPADFYTHDRSWDLDKLLLPQEAVLSLWQKLLHEMAGYVVYKVVGYC; this comes from the coding sequence ATGTTTTTCATTCTTTCTAAGATCCTATTCTTCTTATTGGCTCCCCTGATCTGGATTATAACGACACTGGCTATGGCCCTTTTTGCAAAAAAAGACAAAAGAAGAAAGCGTGCGTTGGTAACCACTGCAGCCCTGCTGCTTCTTTTTACAAACCCATTTATTAGTAATGAAGCTTGGTTGTTATGGGAGCGTGGGCCGAAGCCAATAGCTACGCTTCCTACTTATGATGCTGCTATTATTCTAACAGGCCTGACCGATATGGATAAATCGCCTCACGACCGCGTGTATACTAATAAGGGCGCCGACCGGGTTTTACATACCCTTCAATTGTATAAACTGGGCAAGGTGCAGCATATCATTATTTCGGGTGGTAACGGTTCTTTAAAGGAGAAGATTACTACTGAGGCTGAAAGTTTACGTCAGCTGCTAGTGCAGGCCGGTGTGCCCGATAGTGTTATACTGATGGAAGACAAAAGCCGGAATACGTATGAGAATGCGCGGTTCACCAAGCAATTGCTTAGCCAGCATCCTGATTTAAAGAAGTTATTGCTGGTAACATCAGCCTTTCACATGCGCCGGGCAGAGGCTTGCTTTAAAAAAGCAGGTGTAGTGGCGGATACATATCCTGCCGATTTCTATACACACGACCGTTCCTGGGACCTCGACAAGCTACTGTTGCCGCAAGAAGCGGTGCTTTCTCTCTGGCAAAAGCTATTGCATGAAATGGCCGGCTATGTGGTGTATAAAGTGGTTGGGTACTGTTAG